Proteins encoded together in one Ciona intestinalis chromosome 3, KH, whole genome shotgun sequence window:
- the LOC494363 gene encoding receptor tyrosine phosphatase-like (The RefSeq protein has 6 substitutions compared to this genomic sequence), with amino-acid sequence MVWETESSVIVMLAKLVENGKKKCEKYWPDYNGTKSYPSMQVTCTQEEVFGCFTARSFTMTRWGATRQITQFHYTTWPDHGVPITTSGLHAFKRAVLGKQQEFGRNKPIVVHCSAGAGRTGTFIAFDSLTMEMNQKDNVNVYQTVLGMRRQRVEMVQTEKQYMLLHKLVAEEYALGTTEVGFGNLGLRIKELERMQGYAREMEKLNSVVLREKHTIQHFRIMDDRFAPASKYNASFIESYDRTKTEMIAAEGPTEATIKGFWGAVLSNQVHTIVSLRSSSEETKHRCMPSLQMPTRNFDNFVVKLLTESDAGNDVTQRELHLSHGAGEQIEIGFYHFDNWLPNSIPSCGDVLELIKKTQKSKLHRSGKVLVYCSDGVGRTGVFFGVLNLIERAKLEGKIDVPWQVKDMREMRQGMVNAEVLYRFIYQCLVEFVSTFDVYSNSIGS; translated from the exons ATGGTTTGGGAAACAGAATCATCTGTTATTGTCATGTTGGCCAAATTGGTTGAAAACGGAAAG AAAAAGTGCGAAAAGTATTGGCCAGACTACAATGGAACTAAGTCTTACCCCTCAATGCAAGTGACGTGCACACAGGAGGAAGTGTTTGGCTGTTTTACTGCAAGAAGTTTCACAATGACGCGCTGGGGT GCGACAAGACAAATTACGCAGTTTCATTACACGACATGGCCGGACCATGGTGTGCCAATCACGACTTCGGGATTACATGCATTTAAGCGAGCTGTACTGGGAAAGCAACAAGAGTTTGGTCGAAACAAACCAATTGTTGTTCATTGCAG TGCTGGGGCGGGACGAACTGGAACCTTCATTGCTTTTGATAGCTTAACTATGGAGATGAATCAGAAGGACAACGTCAACGTTTATCAAACTGTTCTGGGCATGAGAAGACAGAGAGTAGAAATGGTGCAAACGGAG AAACAATACATGCTGCTGCACAAGCTCGTGGCGGAAGAATACGCTCTTGGAACTACAGAAGTTGGTTTTGGAAATTTAGGTTTACGAATCAAAGAACTAGAAAG AATGCAGGGATATGCAAGAGAGATGGAGAAATTGAATAGTGTTGTGCTTCGTGAGAAACACACTATACAGCACTTCCGAATAATGGATGATAGATTTGCCCCCGCCTCCAAATACAACGCGTCTTTCATTGAG AGCTACGACCGAACTAAAACAGAAATGATAGCGGCTGATGGACCAACAGAGGCAACCATAAAGGGTTTTTGGGGAGCTGTTTTATCAAACCAAGTTCATACGATCGTGTCACTGAGGTCATCAAGTGAG GAGTCAAAGCACCGCTGCATGCCGAGTTTACAAATACCAACTTGGAATTTCGATAACTTTGTTGTAAAGTTACTGACGGAGAGTGACGCGGGTAATGACGTCAAACAACGAGAGTTGCATCTTTCTCATGGAGCAGGAGAG CAAATTGAAATTGGATTTTATCACTTTGACAATTGGCTTCCTAACTCCATACCAAGCTGCGGCGATGTTTTggaacttattaaaaaaacgcaGAAATCAAAATTGCATCGGTCGGGCAAGGTCCTTGTTTATTGCAG TGATGGCGTTGGTCGGACCGGGGTATTCTTCGgcgttttaaatttaatagaaAGAGCAAAATTGGAAGGGAAGATTGATGTTCCATGGCAAGTGAAGGACATGAGAGAAATGAGACAGGGAATGGTTAACACAGAG gttttataCAGATTTATTTATCAGTGTTTGGTGGAGTTCGTGTCGACCTTTGATGTTTATTCGAACTCTATTGGAAGTTga